GTGGACATGGCTGCGCAAACTGTCGCTGTCGGGGCAGTCATCGCCCCACAGGGCTTCTTCGAGGACCTCGCGACGCAAGACATGCGGGCTCTTCTGCATCAGCACCGCCAGCAACTTCAGCCCGACCGGGTTGAGTTTGAGCAGCCGGCCTTCGCGGGTCACTTCCAGCGTATCGAGGTCGTAAATCAGGTCGGCGACCTGCAAGGTTCGCCGACCACCGCCCTGCGCACGGCGCAATACCGCCTCGATCCGGGCGGCGAGTTCCGACAGCGCGAAGGGTTTGAGCAGGTAGTCGTCGGCGCCGGACCGGAAGCCCTGGAGGCGGTCATCCAGCTGATCGCGGGCGGTAAGCATGATCACCGGCGTGTCGCGACGCGCATCTTCACGCAGGCGTTTGCAGAGGGTGTAGCCGTCAATGCCTGGCAGCATGATGTCGAGCACGATCAGATCGTAATGCTCGGTCGCCGCCAGGTGCAGGCCAGAGAGACCGTCTTGCGCGCAATCAACCGTGTAGCCCTTCAAGCCGAGGTAATCGGCGAGGTTTGCCAGGATGTCGCGGTTGTCTTCAACCAGCAGAATTCTCATGGCGCATGTCTCCCTGTGCGGTGTGGCGAGACCCGGGATGCGGCTTGAGGCGCCGCTCAACGAGGTCGAAGTTGGCGGCAGCTTACGGCGATGTGCGCTCAAGGGCCAGCACCGCCGTGCATAACGTTTTTTTCACCGCGGGTTCACGACGCCGCGACAGCACGCTGCTCAGACTTCGCACCGCTGCGGGTCAATGCACCCGAGCCTCTCCCCTCGCCCAACACACGGGATTCGCCATGTCATCCGCACTCGAACGGCCTGCCTCACCACCGATCAATCCCTGGATTTACCTGGGCATCCCGGCCGTGACGGCGATCGTCCTGGTGCTGCTGGAATTGACGTCCCTGGACATGGACATTGCCAAGCTGGCCTATGACCCGGCGGCGGGCGAGTTCATCGGCAGGCACAGCTTTTTCCTCGAAGACGTTCTGCACGACCGCGCTAAAGAAGCGGTGATCGCCATCGGCGTGTTGTCCTTCGTCAGTTTTATTGCATCGTTCTTCTTCAGCGTGCTGAAACCCTGGAAACGCGAACTCGGCTGCATGGTGCTGTCCATGGTGTTGTCGACCAGCTTCGTCACGCCGGTCAAAGTCGTGACGTCGGTGCAGTGCCCATGGAGCCTGAAAGAATTCGGCGGTCAGGAAACCTACAGCGAATTGCTCAGCCCCCGCCCTCAAACCGACAAACCCGGACGCTGCTGGCCCGGAGGTCACGCCGCCACCGGCTTCACGTTATTCGCTCTGTTTTTCGTATTCCGCGACCGCAAGCCGCGTCTCGCCAAAGCCGGACTGATCTTCGCGGCGGGGCTGGGCACCGTGTTTTCCATCGGCCGCATGCTGCAGGGCGCCCACTTCTTCTCCCACAACATCTGGACGGCAGTGTTTTGCTGGCTGCTTTGTCTGGGGGCGTATTACGCCGTGCTGTACCGACCGGCAAAGAAGAAGGACCTGGCGGTGAGTGGGGAAGTGGTTTCGGGGTAATCGCCTATTTCAGGATGACGCAGAGCGTCACGGTATGCACGCCCACGTAGCGCATGGGAACGATCGTGGCGGAAGCGTTGGAGTTACAGGCCAGTTGGTAGGAGCCGGCTTGCTGGCGAACGCGTTTCTTCAGCCAACGGCCGCGTAGCTGACCTATCGCATTCGCCAGCAAGCCGGCTCCTACAGTGCATTACGTGCAGCCTGGAATCGGTGCATTAGGTGCAGCATAAAATCGTTTACTTCGGTGCAGGCACAGGGACTCAAAATGCGCTCATAAAAAACCCCGCCGAAGCGGGGTTTTTTTACATCGGGGTACGGCTGGCTTACATCATGCCGCCCATGCCACCCATGCCGCCCATGTCAGGCATGCCGCCACCGGCTGGCTTGTCTTCTGCCACGTCAGCAATCATCGCTTCAGTGGTGATCATCAAGCTGGCAATGGAAGACGCCGCCTGCAGAGCAGAACGGGTCACCTTCGCCGGGTCCAGAATACCCATCTCGATCATGTCGCCGTATTCGCCGCTCGCAGCGTTGTAGCCGTAGTTACCGGTGCCCTGCTTGACCTTGTCGACCACAACACTAGGCTCGTCGCCCGAGTTGGCCACGATCTGACGCAGTGGCGCTTCAACCGCACGACGCAGCAGAGCGATACCGACGTTCTGGTCAGCGTTGTCGCCACGCAGTTCGGAGATCGCCTGCAGCGAACGAACCAGAGCAACACCACCGCCAGGCACCACGCCTTCTTCGACGGCTGCACGGGTAGCGTGCAGGGCGTCTTCAACGCGGGCTTTCTTCTCTTTCATTTCAACTTCGGAACCAGCGCCGACCTTGATCACTGCAACGCCGCCCGACAGCTTGGCCAGACGCTCTTGCAGCTTCTCTTTGTCGTAGTCCGACGAGGTGTCGCCGATCTGCTGACGGATCTGCGCGATGCGACCGTCGATGTCGGCACGAACGCCAGCACCGTCGATGATCGTGGTGTTTTCTTTGTTCAGCACAACGCGCTTGGCGTTACCCAGGTGTTCCAGGGTCGCGGTTTCCAGGCTCAGGCCGATCTCTTCGGAGATAACGGTACCGCCAGTCAGGACAGCGATGTCCTGCAGCATGGCCTTGCGACGGTCGCCGAAGCCAGGGGCCTTGACCGCTGCAACTTTAACGATGCCGCGCATGTTGTTCACGACCAGCGTCGCCAGGGCTTCGCCTTCAACGTCTTCGGCAACGATCAGCAGAGGACGGCCGGCTTTTGCAACAGCTTCCAGGACTGGCAGCATTTCGCGGATGTTGGAGATTTTCTTGTCAACCAACAGCAGCAGCGGGCTGTCCAGCTCGGCAACCATGGTGTCCGGCTTGTTGATGAAGTACGGAGACAGGTAACCACGGTCGAACTGCATGCCTTCAACAACCGACAGTTCGTTTTCCAGACCCGAACCTTCTTCAACGGTGATAACGCCGTCTTTGGTTACGCGGTCCATTGCTTCAGCAATGATGTCGCCGATGGAGTTGTCGGAGTTGGCCGAGATGGTACCCACCTGGGCAATTGCCTTGGAGTCGGTGCAAGGCTTGGACAGCTTCTTCAGCTCGGCAACAATGGCGATGGTTGCCTTGTCGATACCGCGCTTGAGGTCCATCGGGTTCATGCCGGCAGCGACGGCTTTCAGGCCTTCGTTGACGATAGCCTGAGCCAGAACGGTAGCGGTGGTGGTGCCGTCGCCTGCGTCATCGTTGGCACGGGAAGCAACGTCTTTGACCAGCTGCGCGCCCATGTTTTCGAAACGGTCTTTCAGCTCGATTTCTTTGGCAACCGACACACCGTCTTTGGTGATCAGCGGAGCGCCGAAGCTTTTTTCGAT
The nucleotide sequence above comes from Pseudomonas lutea. Encoded proteins:
- the groL gene encoding chaperonin GroEL (60 kDa chaperone family; promotes refolding of misfolded polypeptides especially under stressful conditions; forms two stacked rings of heptamers to form a barrel-shaped 14mer; ends can be capped by GroES; misfolded proteins enter the barrel where they are refolded when GroES binds); amino-acid sequence: MAAKEVKFGDAGRKKMLAGVNVLADAVKATLGPKGRNVIIEKSFGAPLITKDGVSVAKEIELKDRFENMGAQLVKDVASRANDDAGDGTTTATVLAQAIVNEGLKAVAAGMNPMDLKRGIDKATIAIVAELKKLSKPCTDSKAIAQVGTISANSDNSIGDIIAEAMDRVTKDGVITVEEGSGLENELSVVEGMQFDRGYLSPYFINKPDTMVAELDSPLLLLVDKKISNIREMLPVLEAVAKAGRPLLIVAEDVEGEALATLVVNNMRGIVKVAAVKAPGFGDRRKAMLQDIAVLTGGTVISEEIGLSLETATLEHLGNAKRVVLNKENTTIIDGAGVRADIDGRIAQIRQQIGDTSSDYDKEKLQERLAKLSGGVAVIKVGAGSEVEMKEKKARVEDALHATRAAVEEGVVPGGGVALVRSLQAISELRGDNADQNVGIALLRRAVEAPLRQIVANSGDEPSVVVDKVKQGTGNYGYNAASGEYGDMIEMGILDPAKVTRSALQAASSIASLMITTEAMIADVAEDKPAGGGMPDMGGMGGMGGMM
- the colR gene encoding two-component system response regulator ColR; protein product: MRILLVEDNRDILANLADYLGLKGYTVDCAQDGLSGLHLAATEHYDLIVLDIMLPGIDGYTLCKRLREDARRDTPVIMLTARDQLDDRLQGFRSGADDYLLKPFALSELAARIEAVLRRAQGGGRRTLQVADLIYDLDTLEVTREGRLLKLNPVGLKLLAVLMQKSPHVLRREVLEEALWGDDCPDSDSLRSHVHQLRQVIDKPFAKPLLQTVHGVGYRLAEGRDGV
- a CDS encoding phosphatase PAP2 family protein, which translates into the protein MSSALERPASPPINPWIYLGIPAVTAIVLVLLELTSLDMDIAKLAYDPAAGEFIGRHSFFLEDVLHDRAKEAVIAIGVLSFVSFIASFFFSVLKPWKRELGCMVLSMVLSTSFVTPVKVVTSVQCPWSLKEFGGQETYSELLSPRPQTDKPGRCWPGGHAATGFTLFALFFVFRDRKPRLAKAGLIFAAGLGTVFSIGRMLQGAHFFSHNIWTAVFCWLLCLGAYYAVLYRPAKKKDLAVSGEVVSG